A window of the Dickeya dianthicola NCPPB 453 genome harbors these coding sequences:
- the trpCF gene encoding bifunctional indole-3-glycerol-phosphate synthase TrpC/phosphoribosylanthranilate isomerase TrpF — translation MQETVLTKIVRDKAQWVAERQQRQPLDSFQSQITPSSRHFYQSLKQANPAFILECKKASPSKGLIRADFDPVAIAQVYQDYASAISVLTDEKYFQGDFAFLAQVSATVAQPVLCKDFIIDPYQIYLARYYQADAILLMLSVLDDKQYRRLAQVAHSLNMGILTEASNEAELERAIALEARVVGINNRDLRDLSIDLNRTRTLAPRLPAGVTVISESGISRHAQIQELSQYANGFLIGSSLMEEDDLTLAVRRVILGENKVCGLTRPDDAAAAFRAGAVYGGLIFVADSPRCVTTSQARTVMAGAPLRYVGVFRDAPLADIVETASSLQLAAVQLHGHEDDAVIAALREHLPAACQIWKAQRVGDTLPPLALAQVDRVLLDNGHGGSGQSFDWSLLRAQSLQQVLLAGGLNPDNVAQAATLGAAGLDFNSGVESQPGIKDPQKIAAVFQTLRTVQPRRTSHE, via the coding sequence ATGCAAGAAACCGTACTAACCAAAATTGTGCGCGACAAAGCGCAGTGGGTCGCCGAACGGCAGCAACGACAGCCGCTCGACAGCTTTCAGTCGCAGATAACGCCCAGCTCGCGCCACTTTTATCAGTCGCTGAAGCAGGCCAATCCGGCATTTATTCTGGAGTGTAAAAAAGCCTCGCCTTCCAAGGGGTTGATTCGCGCCGATTTCGACCCGGTTGCCATTGCTCAGGTTTATCAGGATTACGCCTCCGCCATTTCGGTGCTGACCGACGAGAAGTATTTTCAGGGCGATTTTGCTTTTCTGGCCCAGGTCAGCGCGACGGTTGCCCAGCCGGTGCTGTGCAAGGACTTCATTATCGACCCGTACCAGATCTATCTGGCCCGTTACTATCAGGCCGACGCGATCCTGTTGATGCTGTCGGTGCTGGATGATAAACAGTATCGCCGGCTGGCGCAGGTCGCGCACAGCCTGAATATGGGCATCCTGACGGAAGCCAGCAATGAAGCCGAACTGGAACGCGCTATCGCGCTGGAAGCGCGCGTGGTCGGCATCAACAACCGCGACCTGCGCGATCTCTCTATCGATCTGAACCGCACCCGCACGCTGGCGCCGCGTCTGCCTGCCGGTGTGACGGTGATCAGCGAATCCGGTATCAGCCGTCATGCTCAAATTCAGGAACTGAGCCAGTACGCCAATGGCTTTCTGATCGGCAGTTCGCTAATGGAAGAAGACGACCTGACGCTGGCGGTACGCCGGGTCATCCTTGGAGAAAACAAGGTGTGCGGGCTGACCCGTCCTGACGATGCCGCGGCGGCCTTTCGGGCTGGCGCGGTGTACGGCGGGCTGATTTTTGTCGCCGATTCTCCGCGCTGCGTGACAACGTCACAGGCACGTACCGTAATGGCCGGCGCGCCCCTGCGTTATGTCGGGGTATTCCGTGATGCGCCGCTGGCCGACATCGTGGAAACCGCGTCGTCGCTCCAACTGGCGGCGGTTCAATTACACGGCCACGAAGACGACGCCGTCATCGCTGCCTTACGTGAACACCTGCCCGCGGCCTGCCAGATCTGGAAAGCGCAACGCGTCGGCGACACGCTGCCCCCGCTGGCGCTGGCGCAGGTTGACCGGGTGCTGCTCGACAACGGTCATGGCGGCAGCGGGCAATCGTTCGACTGGTCATTGCTGCGAGCTCAATCGCTGCAACAGGTGCTGCTGGCCGGCGGCCTCAACCCAGACAATGTGGCGCAAGCCGCGACACTCGGCGCCGCCGGGCTGGATTTCAACTCTGGCGTGGAATCGCAACCCGGCATCAAAGATCCGCAAAAAATCGCGGCGGTATTCCAGACGCTGCGTACGGTGCAACCGCGCCGTACCTCTCATGAATAA
- a CDS encoding anthranilate synthase component 1 — protein sequence MQTPQPELELLRIGAQYRNDPSAMFHQLCGARPATLLLESAEIDSKQNLQSLLIVDSALRITALGPQVSIQALTANGASLLPLLDSALPADVIVDVHPNSRELTFPSLDIMQDEDTRLRSLSVFDALRQLLTLVACPEHEREAMFFGGLFAYDLVAGFESLPPLSQQQRCPDYCFYLAETLLVVDHQQRATHLQASLFTPNATERQRLQQRLEQLQHQLRQPAPALPCQTLDTMTLACNQSDEDYGAVVSQMQQAIRIGEIFQVVPSRRFSLPCPSPLAAYQTLKDNNPSPYMFYMQDQDFTLFGASPESSLKYDAASRQIEIYPIAGTRPRGRCADGSLDRDLDSRIELEMRTDHKELAEHLMLVDLARNDLARICEPGSRYVADLTKVDRYSFVMHLVSRVVGTLRADLDVLHAYRACMNMGTLSGAPKVRAMQLIAESEKTRRGSYGGAVGYFTARGDLDTCIVIRSAYVEDGIATVQAGAGVVLDSHPQAEADETRNKARAVLRAIASAHHAREVF from the coding sequence ATGCAAACACCACAACCTGAACTTGAGCTGCTGCGCATCGGTGCCCAATACCGCAACGACCCCAGCGCGATGTTCCATCAACTGTGCGGCGCCCGCCCGGCAACTCTGCTGCTGGAGTCGGCGGAGATCGACAGCAAACAGAATCTGCAAAGCCTGCTGATCGTCGACAGCGCCCTGCGCATTACCGCCCTCGGCCCGCAGGTGTCGATTCAGGCGCTGACCGCCAACGGCGCATCGCTGTTGCCGCTGTTGGATAGCGCACTGCCTGCTGATGTCATCGTCGATGTACACCCGAACAGCCGCGAACTGACCTTTCCCAGCCTCGATATCATGCAGGACGAAGACACGCGGCTGCGTTCCCTGTCGGTATTTGACGCACTGCGCCAACTGCTGACGCTGGTGGCATGCCCGGAACATGAGCGTGAAGCCATGTTCTTCGGCGGGTTGTTCGCCTACGATCTGGTGGCCGGCTTCGAAAGCCTGCCGCCGCTCAGCCAGCAGCAGCGCTGTCCGGATTACTGTTTCTACCTGGCTGAAACCCTGCTGGTGGTGGACCATCAGCAACGCGCCACCCATCTGCAAGCCAGCCTGTTTACGCCTAACGCCACGGAACGCCAGCGCCTGCAACAGCGTCTGGAGCAGTTGCAGCATCAGTTGCGCCAGCCTGCCCCGGCGTTGCCGTGCCAGACGCTGGACACCATGACGCTGGCCTGCAACCAGAGCGATGAAGATTACGGCGCCGTGGTCAGCCAGATGCAGCAGGCGATCCGCATCGGCGAAATCTTCCAGGTGGTGCCGTCTCGCCGTTTCTCACTGCCGTGCCCGTCGCCGCTGGCCGCCTACCAGACCCTGAAAGACAACAACCCCAGCCCTTACATGTTCTATATGCAGGATCAAGACTTCACCCTGTTCGGCGCGTCGCCGGAAAGTTCGCTCAAATACGACGCCGCCAGCCGCCAGATCGAAATCTACCCTATCGCCGGCACCCGCCCGCGCGGCCGCTGCGCCGACGGTTCGCTGGACCGGGATCTGGACAGCCGTATCGAGCTGGAAATGCGTACCGATCATAAAGAGCTGGCCGAACACCTGATGCTGGTGGACCTGGCGCGCAACGATCTGGCGCGCATCTGCGAACCCGGCAGCCGCTATGTGGCGGACCTGACCAAGGTGGACCGCTATTCGTTCGTGATGCATCTGGTGTCCCGCGTGGTCGGTACCCTGCGCGCGGATCTGGATGTGCTGCACGCCTACCGCGCCTGCATGAACATGGGCACGCTGAGCGGCGCCCCTAAAGTGCGCGCCATGCAACTGATCGCGGAAAGCGAAAAAACCCGCCGCGGCAGCTACGGCGGCGCGGTGGGCTACTTCACCGCCCGCGGCGACCTCGACACCTGCATCGTGATCCGCTCCGCTTATGTGGAAGACGGTATCGCCACCGTACAGGCCGGCGCCGGCGTGGTGTTGGACTCTCACCCGCAGGCCGAAGCCGATGAAACCCGTAACAAAGCCCGCGCGGTTCTGCGCGCGATTGCCAGTGCGCATCATGCCCGGGAGGTGTTCTGA
- the rnm gene encoding RNase RNM yields the protein MPDELPVSPTYPLYDLHSHTTVSDGLLTPTELVQRAVSMRVSVLAITDHDTTAALDEAYTAIQRQALPLRLIAGVEISTVWENHEIHIVGLGLDCRHPVLTLLLQQQVQYREQRAGQIAQRLEKALIPDALAGASRLAEGGMITRGHFARYLVELGKAATVAQVFKKYLAKGKTGYVPPQWCTIQQAVDAIRQSGGVAVLAHPGRYDLTAKWLKRLIGHFAECGGEAMEVAQCQQAPDERSYLARYAQDYHLLGSQGSDFHQPCAWIELGRKLWLPAGVEPVWQHPALAG from the coding sequence GTGCCAGACGAGTTGCCGGTATCCCCGACGTATCCCCTGTATGACCTGCATAGCCACACCACGGTTTCCGACGGTTTGCTAACGCCAACCGAACTGGTGCAGCGCGCGGTGAGTATGCGCGTCAGCGTGCTGGCGATCACCGATCACGACACCACGGCGGCGCTGGATGAGGCGTATACCGCTATTCAGCGGCAGGCGTTGCCGCTGCGGTTGATTGCCGGCGTCGAGATTTCCACCGTGTGGGAAAATCATGAAATCCATATTGTCGGGCTGGGGCTGGATTGCCGACACCCGGTGCTGACGTTATTACTGCAACAACAGGTGCAGTACCGCGAGCAGCGGGCCGGGCAGATCGCGCAGCGCTTGGAAAAGGCGCTGATTCCGGATGCGCTGGCAGGGGCGTCGCGGCTAGCGGAAGGCGGCATGATCACCCGCGGGCATTTCGCGCGTTATCTGGTGGAATTGGGGAAAGCCGCAACGGTGGCGCAGGTGTTCAAAAAATACCTGGCCAAAGGGAAAACCGGTTATGTGCCGCCGCAGTGGTGTACAATACAGCAAGCCGTGGACGCTATCCGCCAGTCGGGCGGGGTCGCGGTGCTGGCGCATCCCGGTCGCTATGATTTGACCGCCAAGTGGCTGAAACGATTGATTGGGCACTTTGCCGAGTGCGGCGGGGAAGCGATGGAGGTCGCCCAGTGTCAACAGGCGCCGGACGAGCGTTCATATTTAGCGCGCTATGCGCAGGATTACCATTTGCTGGGGTCGCAAGGGTCTGATTTTCATCAGCCCTGCGCCTGGATAGAACTGGGCCGAAAATTGTGGCTGCCCGCCGGCGTGGAACCCGTCTGGCAACATCCGGCGTTGGCCGGTTAA